A genomic region of Marinobacter sp. NP-4(2019) contains the following coding sequences:
- a CDS encoding MotA/TolQ/ExbB proton channel family protein has protein sequence MDILTLVGLVAGIFIVVLAMLANASVLTFLNLPGLAIVLGGTFAVTLIKFRLSSVMSAFRLALSAAFTEQVARPTELIREVGELAMVVRKEGILGLEDHETTNGFLQKAINLCVDGHSPELVEEALAQETRQTAERYEVSERVFRGIGESAPAIGMLGTLVGLVQMLNTLDDPSSIGPAMAIALLTTLYGAFIAQLIALPLADKLQLKAEDEARNQLLITTSIRNIMRGENPRVMTELLSSFVTPEQRTGLVPEREA, from the coding sequence ATGGATATCCTTACCCTTGTGGGCCTGGTGGCAGGCATATTTATCGTTGTACTTGCCATGCTGGCCAATGCCTCCGTACTGACATTCCTTAACCTGCCGGGCCTGGCCATTGTGCTTGGCGGCACCTTCGCGGTGACCCTGATCAAGTTCCGGTTGTCCTCGGTGATGAGTGCCTTCCGCCTGGCGTTATCCGCTGCCTTCACGGAACAGGTCGCTCGCCCGACCGAGCTGATCCGGGAGGTGGGAGAATTGGCCATGGTGGTGCGCAAGGAAGGTATTCTCGGGCTTGAGGACCATGAAACCACCAACGGCTTTCTGCAAAAAGCCATCAACCTGTGTGTCGACGGCCATTCACCGGAACTGGTGGAAGAAGCCCTGGCCCAGGAAACCCGGCAGACTGCAGAGCGTTACGAGGTCTCCGAGCGGGTATTCCGTGGCATCGGCGAATCGGCCCCTGCCATTGGCATGCTTGGTACCCTGGTGGGCCTGGTACAGATGCTTAATACCCTGGATGATCCCTCGTCTATTGGCCCGGCCATGGCCATCGCCCTGTTGACCACGCTATACGGTGCTTTTATTGCGCAACTCATCGCACTGCCGCTGGCGGACAAGCTCCAGCTCAAGGCAGAGGATGAAGCCCGCAACCAGTTGCTGATCACCACCTCCATCCGCAACATCATGCGCGGTGAGAACCCCCGGGTAATGACCGAGCTGCTGTCTTCCTTCGTGACCCCGGAACAACGCACCGGCCTGGTACCGGAGCGGGAGGCCTGA
- a CDS encoding PA4642 family protein: MSGPDKPKVIGEEWSDERVRSFLAIEPAEAGINPDFHVLQKAYRAMRAEDFERFIGFFLDAGRNLNAVGEEGETILDHISAHRRSTAYAEALKAAGAKTKEEAGS, from the coding sequence ATGAGCGGACCAGACAAACCGAAAGTCATTGGTGAAGAGTGGAGCGACGAGCGGGTCAGGAGCTTTCTCGCCATCGAGCCGGCGGAAGCTGGCATAAACCCGGATTTCCATGTGTTGCAGAAAGCCTACCGGGCCATGCGGGCAGAGGATTTCGAGCGTTTTATCGGCTTTTTCCTGGATGCCGGACGGAATCTGAATGCCGTTGGCGAAGAGGGCGAGACCATTCTCGACCATATCTCGGCCCATCGCAGAAGCACGGCCTATGCCGAGGCCCTGAAAGCGGCCGGCGCAAAAACGAAGGAAGAAGCCGGGAGCTGA
- the hemF gene encoding oxygen-dependent coproporphyrinogen oxidase — MSQQPDSNAVKQYLLELQEAIVARLTAVDGKAGFITDAWDRPEGGGGISRVISDGAVFEKGGVNFSHVMGDTMPPSATAHRPHLAGAPWQAMGVSLVIHPHNPMVPTSHANVRFFIAMPQDAEPVYWFGGGYDLTPYYGFEEDCVHWHRTARDACQPFGADIYPRFKHWCDEYFYLKHRDEPRGIGGLFFDDHNTGDFARDFALMQAVGSSYIEAYEPIVRRRKGLRYTEQQRDFQLYRRGRYVEFNLVYDRGTLFGLQSGGRTESILMSLPPLVRWDYNRTAEPGSEEARLTDYFLTDRDWLELNHGQ; from the coding sequence ATGTCGCAACAACCCGACAGCAACGCCGTCAAACAGTACCTGCTTGAGCTGCAGGAGGCGATCGTCGCCCGGCTAACCGCCGTTGATGGCAAGGCCGGTTTTATCACCGATGCCTGGGACCGTCCGGAAGGTGGCGGCGGAATCAGCCGGGTGATCAGTGACGGTGCCGTGTTCGAAAAAGGTGGCGTGAACTTCTCCCATGTTATGGGTGATACCATGCCACCCTCTGCCACGGCGCACCGTCCACACCTGGCGGGGGCGCCCTGGCAGGCGATGGGGGTCTCGCTGGTGATCCATCCCCACAATCCGATGGTGCCCACCTCCCACGCCAATGTGCGGTTTTTCATCGCGATGCCCCAGGATGCAGAGCCGGTGTACTGGTTCGGTGGCGGCTACGACCTGACACCCTATTACGGCTTCGAAGAGGACTGCGTCCATTGGCACCGCACTGCCCGGGATGCCTGTCAGCCCTTCGGCGCCGATATTTATCCGCGCTTCAAACACTGGTGCGACGAGTATTTTTATCTGAAGCACCGGGATGAACCGCGAGGCATCGGCGGCCTGTTTTTCGACGACCACAACACCGGCGACTTCGCACGGGATTTTGCTCTGATGCAGGCGGTGGGAAGCAGTTATATCGAGGCCTACGAGCCCATCGTGCGGCGCCGGAAAGGCCTGCGCTACACCGAACAACAGCGGGATTTCCAGCTGTATCGCCGTGGCCGCTATGTGGAATTCAATCTGGTGTACGATCGCGGCACCCTGTTCGGGCTTCAGTCCGGTGGTCGCACCGAATCCATTCTGATGTCGCTGCCGCCGCTGGTTCGTTGGGACTACAACCGGACAGCCGAGCCGGGCTCCGAAGAGGCGCGACTGACCGACTACTTTCTCACCGATCGTGACTGGCTGGAGTTGAACCATGGACAATGA
- a CDS encoding L-threonylcarbamoyladenylate synthase, protein MSHAPNPLTDWQLHCARRTLLQGGVIAYPTEAVWGLGCDPWDVQAVDRILDLKRRPMEKGVILVASSIEQVRFLLDPLPVELQREAEKHWPGPVTCLLPDVERQIPEWVRGRHSSIAVRVSDHPVVRALCDAAGMPLVSTSCNPAGRQPARSIWQVRRYFGDELDWIVPGDLGGSRQPSRILDIVSGRQLR, encoded by the coding sequence ATGTCACATGCCCCGAACCCCCTGACTGACTGGCAACTGCATTGCGCTCGCCGCACACTTCTGCAAGGTGGTGTCATTGCCTACCCCACGGAAGCGGTGTGGGGACTGGGTTGCGATCCCTGGGATGTGCAGGCGGTCGACAGGATTCTCGACCTGAAGCGCCGACCGATGGAAAAGGGCGTGATTCTGGTCGCCTCCTCCATTGAACAGGTGCGCTTCCTGCTGGATCCCCTACCCGTTGAGTTGCAGCGGGAAGCCGAAAAACACTGGCCGGGTCCGGTCACCTGTCTGCTGCCGGACGTGGAACGCCAGATACCGGAGTGGGTACGCGGTCGCCACAGTTCCATTGCCGTGCGGGTCAGCGATCATCCGGTGGTTCGCGCCCTCTGTGACGCCGCCGGCATGCCACTGGTGTCCACATCCTGCAATCCGGCCGGGCGTCAGCCTGCCCGCTCCATCTGGCAGGTCCGCCGTTATTTTGGTGATGAGCTGGACTGGATCGTACCCGGTGATCTGGGGGGCAGTCGCCAGCCCAGCCGTATTCTGGATATCGTCAGCGGCCGTCAATTGCGGTAG
- a CDS encoding LysM peptidoglycan-binding domain-containing protein codes for MRKLLYALAASMLLLTSWAHAQPELRADHPERYTVVKGDTLWDISARFLQDPWQWPEIWHVNPQVQNPHLIYPGDRLALVYIDGKPRLTKVASNGVVKLSPKVRSEPIDTPIPAIPLDAISSFLSETRIVSPEEINGAPYVLEGEDGRIITGAGDRVYARGEKPADKVGIFRRSKEFRDPETGEFLGLEARSIAKGDINAENGDVLTLNLTKSSEEVRIGDRLLVSEDRRLTTNFVPSSPDDELEGQMISVEGGVNQIGQFDVVAINRGEREGLKPGNVMAVLKSGNLVRDPVTNETIELPSERAGLMMVFQTYEKMSYGLILKATRPLSVGDKVTNP; via the coding sequence ATGAGGAAACTGCTGTACGCTCTGGCAGCAAGTATGCTGCTGCTAACCTCCTGGGCCCATGCACAGCCGGAGCTCAGGGCCGATCATCCCGAGCGTTACACTGTCGTGAAGGGTGACACCCTGTGGGACATTTCCGCCCGTTTTCTGCAGGATCCCTGGCAATGGCCGGAAATCTGGCATGTGAATCCCCAGGTGCAGAATCCTCATCTGATCTACCCGGGTGACCGTTTAGCACTGGTTTATATCGATGGCAAACCGCGTCTTACCAAGGTGGCGAGCAACGGTGTGGTGAAACTGTCTCCGAAGGTGCGCTCCGAACCCATCGATACGCCGATCCCGGCGATTCCCCTGGATGCGATCAGCAGCTTCCTGTCCGAAACCCGCATTGTCTCTCCCGAGGAAATTAACGGCGCACCCTACGTACTGGAAGGTGAAGACGGTCGGATCATCACCGGTGCCGGGGACCGCGTTTACGCCCGGGGTGAAAAGCCGGCGGACAAGGTCGGCATTTTTCGCCGCAGCAAGGAGTTCCGGGATCCCGAGACCGGGGAATTCCTGGGGCTGGAGGCGCGCAGTATCGCCAAGGGTGACATTAACGCCGAGAATGGTGATGTACTGACACTGAACCTCACCAAATCCAGCGAGGAAGTGCGTATCGGTGATCGCCTGCTGGTCAGCGAGGACCGGCGCCTGACCACCAATTTCGTGCCGAGTTCACCGGATGACGAGCTTGAAGGCCAGATGATTTCCGTGGAAGGCGGTGTCAACCAGATTGGCCAGTTCGATGTGGTGGCTATTAACCGTGGCGAACGCGAAGGTCTGAAGCCGGGTAATGTGATGGCAGTCCTGAAAAGCGGCAACCTGGTTCGTGACCCGGTCACCAACGAAACCATCGAACTGCCGTCCGAGCGGGCTGGCCTGATGATGGTATTCCAGACCTACGAAAAAATGAGCTACGGTCTGATCCTGAAGGCTACCCGTCCGTTGTCGGTCGGGGATAAGGTGACCAATCCCTGA
- a CDS encoding flagellar motor protein MotB, with the protein MTGISQHRRRKPHNRTPAWIVTFADLATLLLTFFILLLSFAEMDIEKYRAMANSMSVAFGSSNVLAEDIGGSPLTMIESDTVSLPEPTESKASEPEFIDERSDGNAPTKISAGVIELASRLISELEPEVASETLNVNYNEDRVVIRFSEEATFRSGEAAIKPTMIPIIERVVDVLAQCSGDVLVSGYTDDRPISSSRYRSNWDLSAARAVSVVHELVLDRQLPAERVVAAGRAETNPLVPNDSEANRAKNRRVEIAIRDPECTESVATDALPVEILP; encoded by the coding sequence TTGACGGGTATCAGCCAGCATCGCCGTCGCAAGCCTCATAACCGTACCCCGGCCTGGATCGTCACCTTTGCCGATCTGGCCACCCTGTTGCTGACATTCTTCATTTTGCTGCTGTCCTTTGCCGAGATGGACATCGAGAAATACCGCGCCATGGCCAACTCCATGTCGGTGGCGTTCGGCAGCAGCAATGTCCTGGCAGAAGATATTGGTGGTTCCCCCCTGACCATGATCGAGTCGGATACGGTGTCGCTGCCCGAGCCGACCGAGAGCAAGGCCAGTGAGCCGGAGTTTATTGATGAGCGATCGGATGGCAATGCCCCGACCAAAATCTCGGCGGGGGTGATCGAGCTTGCCAGCCGCCTGATCAGTGAGCTGGAACCGGAAGTGGCTTCGGAAACGCTCAACGTCAACTACAACGAGGATCGGGTGGTGATCCGTTTCTCGGAAGAGGCGACTTTCCGTTCCGGGGAGGCTGCCATCAAGCCGACGATGATCCCGATTATTGAGCGGGTGGTCGACGTTCTGGCCCAGTGCAGTGGTGATGTTCTGGTATCCGGGTACACCGATGATCGTCCAATCTCCAGCAGCCGCTACCGCTCCAACTGGGACTTGTCCGCGGCCCGCGCGGTCTCGGTTGTGCATGAGTTGGTGCTTGACCGCCAGTTGCCGGCAGAGCGGGTGGTTGCCGCCGGACGCGCGGAAACCAACCCCCTGGTGCCGAATGACAGCGAGGCCAACCGTGCGAAGAACCGTCGCGTTGAAATTGCCATTCGGGACCCGGAATGTACGGAATCCGTAGCGACGGATGCACTGCCGGTGGAAATCCTGCCATAG
- the aroE gene encoding shikimate dehydrogenase: MDNDLYAVVGNPISHSKSPRIHSLFACQTGQPVEYTAIQAPLDDFAGTVRNFFARGGKGLNVTVPFKEQAWSLADRRTPEAEKAGAANTLFMNDDGLLTADNTDGRGLVTDLTGNHGVDLSGKSILVLGAGGAVRGVIGPLLAEHPSTLTIANRTVSRADALVELFRPDAGATALSACGFEDVADRFDIIINGTSASLQGDLPPISPNVIGADTVVYDMMYSLTTTTFNQWALDHGATRVLDGLGMLVEQAAESFRIWRGVRPETAAVMEELRND, encoded by the coding sequence ATGGACAATGATCTGTACGCGGTGGTGGGCAATCCCATCAGCCACAGCAAGTCGCCCCGCATTCACAGCCTGTTTGCCTGTCAGACCGGGCAGCCGGTGGAATACACTGCCATTCAGGCGCCGCTTGATGATTTCGCCGGTACCGTGAGGAACTTCTTTGCCCGGGGCGGCAAGGGGCTGAACGTCACGGTGCCGTTCAAGGAGCAGGCCTGGTCGCTGGCGGACCGGCGCACCCCGGAGGCAGAAAAAGCCGGCGCTGCCAACACCCTGTTTATGAATGATGACGGTTTGCTGACCGCAGACAACACCGACGGCCGAGGGCTGGTGACCGATCTGACTGGCAACCATGGCGTAGATCTGAGCGGCAAGAGCATATTGGTACTGGGCGCTGGCGGCGCAGTTCGCGGTGTCATCGGCCCCCTGCTGGCGGAGCATCCGTCGACACTCACCATTGCCAATCGCACGGTCTCCAGGGCTGATGCCCTGGTGGAACTGTTCCGCCCGGATGCCGGTGCCACCGCTCTCTCGGCCTGCGGATTTGAAGACGTTGCGGACCGGTTCGATATCATCATCAACGGCACCAGCGCCAGTCTCCAGGGTGACCTGCCGCCAATTTCACCGAATGTGATCGGTGCCGATACCGTGGTCTACGACATGATGTATTCTCTGACCACGACCACGTTCAACCAGTGGGCTCTTGACCACGGTGCGACACGGGTACTCGATGGTCTCGGAATGCTGGTGGAACAGGCAGCCGAGTCGTTCCGGATCTGGCGTGGCGTCCGCCCGGAGACGGCTGCGGTGATGGAAGAATTGCGTAACGACTGA
- the rsmB gene encoding 16S rRNA (cytosine(967)-C(5))-methyltransferase RsmB yields the protein MNDRSQPMRALAARVLQSVENGQSLTQCLPPTLNQLAPNERPELQAICYGTCRWFHRLDDELNQRLKKPLRKQDRVVHHLMLVALFQLRYSQQATYAVLNETVEACRALGKPNLTGLVNGVLRSAERDGAPEPTNDAARFSHPQWMVEKLRHNWPDDWSTILAANNAQAPMTLRVNALRFSREDYLGHLAEAGIPGQATEFAPHGIQLETPVPVDHLPWFADGAVSVQDEAAQLCTTLLDLAPGQRVLDACAAPGGKTCAILEACGELDEVVAIDESAERLPRVQENLDRLDLRATLQQADAAAIDQWWDGQPFDRILLDVPCSASGVIRRHPDIKLLRRESDIVPLASIQLGLLDAMWQILRPGGRLVYATCSVFPQENHRIIQRFLKQQATAMLLEPDAPWGRDMTAGRQLLPNPDSHDGFFYAVLEKPHL from the coding sequence ATGAACGACCGCAGTCAGCCCATGCGAGCCCTGGCCGCCCGCGTGCTGCAATCGGTGGAGAACGGTCAGTCGCTGACCCAATGCCTGCCGCCGACACTGAACCAGCTTGCGCCGAACGAACGCCCGGAACTGCAGGCTATTTGTTACGGCACCTGCCGCTGGTTCCACCGCCTTGATGACGAACTGAACCAGCGCCTGAAGAAACCCCTGCGCAAACAGGACCGGGTGGTTCATCACCTGATGCTGGTGGCGCTGTTCCAACTGCGCTACAGCCAGCAGGCCACCTACGCCGTGCTGAATGAAACGGTGGAAGCCTGCCGCGCCCTCGGCAAGCCCAACCTCACCGGACTGGTCAATGGCGTGTTGCGTAGCGCCGAGAGGGACGGCGCCCCCGAGCCCACCAACGATGCCGCCCGTTTCAGCCACCCTCAATGGATGGTGGAAAAGCTGCGCCATAACTGGCCTGATGACTGGTCGACTATCCTCGCTGCCAATAACGCCCAGGCTCCCATGACCCTGAGAGTCAACGCCCTGCGGTTTTCCCGTGAGGACTACCTGGGCCATCTAGCGGAAGCCGGCATCCCGGGACAAGCCACCGAATTTGCGCCCCATGGCATCCAGTTGGAGACGCCGGTACCGGTGGACCATCTGCCGTGGTTTGCCGATGGCGCCGTCAGCGTTCAGGACGAAGCCGCCCAACTGTGCACAACCCTGCTGGACCTCGCTCCCGGCCAGCGGGTGCTGGATGCCTGTGCGGCCCCCGGCGGAAAGACCTGCGCCATTCTCGAAGCCTGTGGCGAGCTGGATGAAGTGGTGGCCATCGACGAATCCGCCGAACGCCTGCCCCGGGTACAGGAAAACCTGGACCGTCTCGACCTGCGGGCGACCCTGCAGCAGGCGGACGCCGCCGCCATCGATCAGTGGTGGGACGGCCAGCCGTTTGACCGCATCCTGCTGGACGTGCCCTGCAGCGCCAGCGGTGTTATTCGCCGTCACCCGGACATCAAGCTGCTGCGACGGGAGTCGGATATTGTGCCGCTGGCTTCCATCCAGCTCGGATTGCTGGATGCCATGTGGCAGATCCTCAGGCCCGGTGGCCGCCTGGTCTATGCCACCTGTTCTGTGTTCCCCCAGGAAAACCACCGTATAATTCAACGATTCCTCAAGCAGCAAGCCACAGCGATGCTGCTGGAACCGGACGCACCCTGGGGTCGCGATATGACCGCTGGCAGACAACTGTTACCGAACCCCGACAGTCATGACGGCTTCTTCTACGCCGTGCTGGAGAAACCTCACCTATGA
- the dprA gene encoding DNA-processing protein DprA: protein MPDVPTVLSPPEASSDIFHCATGPWLMLSCLPKFGVRRRQAALSALTDLTAILGASVATLKAIGLSGESVEPIQAWQQQDRNHPVVAKVLRIWEACRTQGIWLLTPEDDDYPESLHHIHDAPLVLYCLGCRELLTRDQIGIVGSRNATRAGLDHARNFAAALGREGFVITSGLALGIDGAAHAGALDAGHPTLAVIGSGFDQLYPSQHRKLAERMIEQGLLISEYPPGVRARAAHFPQRNRIISGMSRGVLVVEAGLKSGSLITARLALEQGREVFAIPGSVHSPVARGCHHLIKQGARLVETVDDVLEELGAWWSPSPTVEHREGQQPLAMDLDTREIAVLEALGYDPQSTDQLCSETGLPADQLMQSLLLLELQGLVSSVPGGFQKIA, encoded by the coding sequence ATGCCCGATGTGCCCACTGTTTTGAGTCCGCCGGAGGCTTCCTCCGATATCTTCCATTGCGCAACAGGTCCGTGGTTGATGCTGTCCTGCCTGCCGAAGTTTGGCGTACGCCGGCGTCAGGCTGCGTTGTCCGCATTGACCGACCTCACCGCGATACTGGGAGCCAGTGTCGCTACGCTGAAAGCCATTGGCCTGAGCGGTGAAAGCGTAGAGCCCATACAGGCCTGGCAGCAGCAGGACCGGAACCACCCGGTGGTGGCGAAGGTTCTCCGGATCTGGGAGGCATGCCGGACGCAAGGAATCTGGCTGCTAACCCCGGAAGACGACGATTACCCCGAATCCCTGCACCACATCCACGATGCCCCGCTGGTGCTCTACTGCCTTGGCTGCCGTGAGCTGCTGACGCGAGACCAGATCGGTATTGTGGGCAGCCGTAATGCCACCAGGGCGGGCCTGGATCATGCGCGGAATTTTGCCGCCGCCCTGGGCCGCGAGGGGTTTGTGATCACCAGCGGCCTTGCGCTGGGGATTGATGGCGCTGCCCACGCCGGTGCCCTGGATGCCGGCCACCCGACCCTGGCGGTGATAGGCAGTGGTTTTGACCAACTGTATCCCAGCCAGCACCGCAAGCTGGCGGAGCGGATGATTGAGCAGGGATTGTTGATCTCGGAATACCCTCCCGGCGTCCGTGCCCGGGCCGCCCACTTCCCGCAACGGAACCGCATTATCAGTGGCATGAGCCGGGGCGTACTGGTGGTGGAAGCAGGCTTGAAAAGCGGGTCGTTGATCACCGCGCGGCTGGCTCTGGAGCAAGGGCGGGAAGTGTTTGCCATCCCTGGATCCGTCCACAGTCCCGTGGCCCGGGGCTGTCATCACCTGATCAAGCAGGGTGCCCGCCTGGTGGAAACTGTCGATGATGTTCTGGAAGAACTGGGCGCCTGGTGGTCCCCCTCTCCTACGGTCGAACATCGGGAGGGGCAGCAACCATTGGCAATGGATCTGGACACCAGGGAAATCGCGGTGCTGGAGGCTTTAGGGTATGATCCGCAATCAACCGATCAACTGTGCTCGGAAACCGGATTACCCGCCGACCAGCTGATGCAGTCGCTGTTGCTGCTGGAGTTACAGGGGCTGGTCAGTTCGGTGCCGGGTGGTTTCCAGAAAATTGCATGA
- the trkA gene encoding Trk system potassium transporter TrkA, with protein MKILILGAGQVGGTLAENLANEANDITVIDSDSTRLRELQDRLDIRTVQGKASFPTVLRQAGAEDGDMIIAVTNSDETNMVACQVAKLLYKTPTTICRVRANAYLAKSELFYQREQKKDLDSLRGFPIDVLISPEHLVTKHITRLIEYPGALQVLEFSKGLTRLVAIRATEGGPLVGHELSYLRTHMPKIDTRVAAIFRKNRAIMPQGDTVIEDGDEVFFIAASDHIRSVMSELQPLEKPYKRIFICGGGNIGQRLAHTLENRYQVKLLERDRERCVMLSENLRKTVVLEGNAANKDILLEENIENTDVFCAVTNDDEANIMASLLAKRLGARKVLTLINNPDYVDLIQGGDIDVAISPQQTTIGSLLTHVRRGDVVNVHSLRRGAAEAIEAIAHGDHRSSKVVGKRLDEIALPEGTTIGAIVRHNEVLIAHDHLRVQPDDHVILFLVDKTRIRDVEKLFQVGLTFF; from the coding sequence ATGAAAATCCTGATTCTCGGCGCCGGCCAGGTCGGCGGCACACTGGCGGAAAACCTGGCCAACGAAGCCAACGACATCACCGTGATCGACAGCGACAGTACCCGCCTGCGGGAACTGCAGGATCGCCTCGATATTCGCACGGTACAGGGCAAGGCTTCTTTTCCCACGGTACTGAGACAGGCTGGCGCGGAAGACGGCGACATGATTATCGCCGTCACCAACAGCGACGAGACCAACATGGTGGCGTGCCAGGTGGCCAAGCTGCTGTACAAGACACCGACGACCATCTGCCGGGTCCGGGCCAACGCCTACCTGGCAAAATCCGAGCTGTTTTACCAGCGCGAGCAGAAAAAGGACCTGGACAGCCTGCGCGGCTTTCCCATCGACGTACTGATCAGCCCGGAACACCTGGTCACCAAGCACATAACCCGGCTGATCGAATACCCGGGCGCCCTGCAGGTATTGGAATTCTCCAAGGGCCTGACCCGGCTGGTGGCCATCCGCGCCACCGAGGGCGGGCCACTGGTAGGCCATGAGCTGTCCTACCTGCGCACTCATATGCCCAAGATCGACACCCGGGTGGCGGCCATCTTCCGGAAGAACCGCGCCATCATGCCCCAGGGCGACACGGTCATCGAAGACGGCGACGAGGTGTTCTTCATTGCCGCCTCCGACCACATCCGCTCGGTGATGAGCGAACTCCAGCCGCTGGAAAAACCCTACAAGCGCATCTTCATCTGCGGCGGCGGCAACATCGGCCAGCGCCTGGCCCATACCCTGGAGAACCGTTATCAGGTCAAGCTGCTGGAGCGTGATCGCGAACGCTGCGTGATGCTGTCGGAAAACCTGCGCAAGACCGTGGTGCTGGAAGGCAACGCCGCCAACAAAGACATCCTGCTGGAAGAGAACATCGAGAATACCGACGTGTTCTGCGCCGTCACCAATGACGACGAAGCCAACATCATGGCCTCCTTGCTGGCCAAGCGCCTCGGCGCCCGCAAGGTGCTGACCCTGATCAACAACCCGGATTACGTCGACCTGATCCAGGGTGGCGACATTGACGTGGCGATCTCGCCCCAGCAGACCACCATCGGCAGCCTGCTGACGCATGTGCGTCGCGGTGACGTGGTGAACGTGCACTCTCTGCGTCGGGGTGCGGCCGAGGCCATCGAAGCCATTGCCCACGGCGACCACCGCTCTTCCAAGGTGGTGGGCAAGCGTCTCGATGAGATCGCGTTGCCCGAAGGCACCACCATCGGTGCCATCGTTCGCCACAACGAGGTACTGATTGCCCACGATCACCTGCGGGTGCAGCCGGACGACCACGTGATCCTGTTTCTGGTGGACAAAACCCGCATACGGGACGTGGAAAAACTGTTCCAGGTGGGGCTCACGTTCTTCTAG
- the def gene encoding peptide deformylase → MILEILEYPDPRLRTIAKPVDKVTDAERKLIDDMFETMYDAPGIGLAATQVNVHKQIIVMDLSEDKSEPRVFINPEVEVLDGELEDMQEGCLSVPGFYEDVSRIEHCLIRALDRDGKPFELEARGLLAVCIQHEMDHLNGKLFVDYLSALKRNRIRKKLEKLHKKSA, encoded by the coding sequence ATGATATTAGAGATTCTCGAATACCCGGATCCCCGTCTGCGCACCATTGCCAAACCGGTGGACAAGGTAACAGACGCCGAACGCAAGCTCATCGACGACATGTTCGAGACCATGTACGATGCGCCCGGTATTGGCTTGGCGGCGACCCAGGTGAATGTTCACAAGCAGATCATCGTAATGGATCTGTCCGAGGACAAGAGCGAGCCACGGGTGTTTATCAATCCGGAAGTGGAAGTGCTGGATGGCGAACTCGAGGACATGCAGGAAGGCTGCCTGTCGGTACCCGGTTTCTATGAAGATGTCTCGCGGATAGAACATTGCCTGATCCGTGCCCTCGACCGCGACGGCAAGCCCTTCGAACTGGAAGCCCGCGGTCTGCTGGCGGTCTGCATCCAACATGAAATGGATCACCTCAATGGCAAGCTGTTCGTGGACTACCTGAGTGCCCTGAAGCGCAACCGGATTCGCAAGAAACTGGAGAAGCTTCACAAGAAGAGTGCCTGA
- the fmt gene encoding methionyl-tRNA formyltransferase, whose protein sequence is MRIVFAGTPDFAATALKALLATRHNVVGVYSQPDRPAGRGRKLTPSPVKQVALDAGIPVFQPESLKAPEAQDELRKLEADVMVVAAYGLILPKAVLDIPTHGCLNIHASLLPRWRGAAPIHRAIAAGDTETGITIMQMDEGLDTGAMLLKAVTAIEADDTGGSLHDRLADMGGEAIVKALALLKKGELQGEAQNDDLACYAHKLSKDEGHIDWSADAATIERLIRAFNPWPGTYTDLDDQRIRLHRAQILEESSDKAPGTVLRRERDGIDIACGSGVLRVTCLQLPGARAQTANDLINGGKELLLPGQELR, encoded by the coding sequence GTGCGTATCGTGTTTGCCGGCACCCCGGATTTTGCAGCAACCGCTCTCAAAGCTCTTCTGGCCACCCGTCATAACGTGGTGGGGGTCTACTCCCAGCCTGATCGTCCGGCCGGTCGTGGCCGCAAGCTGACGCCAAGCCCGGTGAAACAGGTCGCCCTGGATGCCGGCATACCGGTCTTCCAACCGGAAAGCCTGAAAGCCCCGGAGGCCCAGGACGAGCTTCGCAAGCTTGAGGCGGACGTGATGGTTGTCGCCGCCTACGGCCTGATTCTTCCCAAAGCGGTGCTGGACATCCCCACCCATGGCTGCCTCAACATCCACGCCTCGCTGTTGCCGCGCTGGCGTGGTGCCGCACCGATCCATCGGGCGATTGCCGCCGGCGATACGGAAACCGGGATCACCATCATGCAGATGGATGAGGGCCTGGACACCGGCGCCATGCTGCTCAAAGCGGTCACCGCCATTGAGGCCGACGATACCGGTGGCAGCCTCCACGACCGCCTCGCGGATATGGGCGGAGAGGCCATCGTCAAGGCGCTGGCGCTGCTGAAAAAAGGCGAACTGCAGGGTGAGGCACAGAACGACGACCTGGCCTGCTACGCTCACAAGCTGTCCAAGGACGAAGGCCACATTGACTGGTCCGCCGACGCAGCAACGATCGAGCGACTGATTCGCGCCTTCAATCCCTGGCCCGGCACCTACACCGATCTCGACGATCAGCGGATTCGCCTCCATCGCGCCCAGATCCTGGAAGAATCCTCCGACAAGGCGCCAGGCACCGTGCTGCGGCGGGAACGGGACGGCATCGATATCGCCTGTGGCAGCGGGGTTCTCAGAGTCACCTGCCTGCAACTCCCCGGCGCCCGTGCCCAGACAGCCAACGACCTGATCAATGGCGGCAAGGAACTGTTACTGCCGGGCCAGGAGCTGCGCTGA